GCCCATCTCCACGCCCACGGCCAGAACAAAGAGTAAAGACATGATCCAGAAGGCCGGCCTGGCCACGATGGTCTTTATGTTGCCAAGCACAGGCGCCATGCCCGGCCGCACGGTGCGCGGACCTCGAAGGGCGTATACTGCCGCCAGAATCAGACATGTCGTTCCGAGCAGGCGGAAAAGGGCCGCATAGCCCAGGGATTTCATGAACAATTCGCTGATGAAGGGCGCAGCGATAAAAGCCAGGTTCGGGGCCAATTCGTGGATGGAGAAGGCTTGTCCCCAATAGGCCGAAGGCGTGATCTCGGTGATTGTCACCACGCCCGACGGCATGTACAGGCCTGCTCCAATGCCCATGAGGGTGATCCAGATCGAAAAGCCGGTGAAGGTGTCGCTTCCGGCCAGGCCCAGGAGGCCGATGCCTATGCCGATCACGGACGCGACGATGGTGCCCTTGTGCCCGAGGCGTTGGGACACGAAGCCCGCGCACAGGACGGAGATGCTGTATCCGCCTGCCAGACAGACAAAGAGGTTGGCGCTGGCTGCAAGGCTGCGGCCAAGATGCTCGCTGATCGGAAGCAGCAGGGGGCCGAACATGGTCCGCGCCAGAAAATTAGCCAGAAAGACCGTTGTCAAGAGCGCCAGAGCCGGTAGGACCGGGGTGAAGGGCAGCGGAGAATTTTTTTTCGGGTCTGGGTTCATAGCTTAACAACCGTGAGGAAACTCTGTATTTGCCCAATTGGCGTAAAGGGTTTTTCCGATACGTCCATTGAATCGTGAAAGCAACATCAACCAGGAGGTACGTGTGCCGCGCTTTTTTATGGGGCTTCTCTTCGTCCTGACCAGCGTCTGGTGCGCACAGGCTGCGGATTTGAGCGATCAGATCCAAAAGCGATATGATACATTGCAGTCTTTTAGAGGGTTTTTTCTGCAGAAGCTGACCAATGCCTCCAGCCACGAAGTGCAGGAGCGGCTTGGCAGCATCACCTTCAAACGCCCCCGCTTCATCCGCTGGGAAACGACCAGTCCCGAGAATGAGCTGCTCATCATCGGGCAGGACACGGTCTGGGAATATTTTCCCGCAGAGGAGACTGTCTACCGCTATTCGGTGGAGCAGGTTTTAAGTTCCAAGACCATGATCCGCTTCCTGTCCGGTGAGGCCAACCTGAAGGACGATTTCATCGTACAGGATCTGGGCGTGGACGGGGATTTCAGGCATTTGAAGATCATCCCCAAGGAGCCCGAGCCTAATCTGGTCGAGGGAGAGCTTTGGGTCCGGCCTGGGCAGGACATGCTGGAGAAGATCAAACTGGTGGATTTCTTCGGAAATATCAATGAATTGGAACTGACTGGGCTTGAGCTTGACGTGCCCGTGGAAGACAAGGAATTCACCCTGGTGCCGCCCAAAGGCACGGACGTGATCGAAGGGCTTGTCGGGGAGTGAAAAGAGCGTAAAATAGGACACATCCTTTTCTATCTTTTATAAAGCCACGCCGAGTTACTCTGCACTAATGAAAAAGCCCCCGATTTTGTGGATTCGGGGGCTTTTTTTGTCCTACACGTTTGCACCCGTAGATGCTGCCGGTTTTCTTGGATTGAAGCTCAATTTACGGAGTAGCCAGGGCGGGAGCTTTCAGCATGGTGGGGGCCACGTGCTCGGCGAAATCGCAGGGGGCGTGGAAGGTGGTCCATTCTCCGCTGTAGGGGTGATAGAGGCCCAGTTGGCTGGCGTGGAGCAGCAGGCGTTCGCCGGGCCGGGCCTCGCCGTAGAGGTTGTCACCCAGGATGGGATGGCCAAGGCTGGCCATATGCACGCGCAGCTGGTGGGAGCGACCTGTATGCGGGCGCAGCAGGACGAGGGTGCTTTCCCCGTCGCGTTCAAGCACCTGATAGTCGGTCTGGGCGGGTTTGCCGGTGTCATGACAGACCATCTGCATGGGGCGGTTGGGCCAGTCGCAGATGAGCGGAAGGTCGACCTGTCCGGAGTCCTCGCTCATCACGCCCTGTACCCGCGCCAGGTAGAGCTTGCGGGTCAGGCGGTTTTGAAATTGCTGACGCAGGATTGTTTCGGCTTTGCGCCGGGTGGCCACGACCAGCACTCCCGAGGTGCCAAGATCCAGCCGGTGCACGGCCTGGGCGGCCGGGTGGATTTCGCGCACCCGTGACAGGACCGAGTCGAACAGCTCCGGGGTACGGCCCGGCACGGACAAAAGGCCGCTCGGCTTGATGACCACGACCATGTCCCGGTCTTCGTGGATGATGGTCAGCCGTGGTTCAAGCGGCGGGTCGTAGCGCAGCGGTTCAAGAGACATTGCTGGCCGCTTTGGCTGTCCGCTTTTGGCGTCGGCGGATCCCGGAGCAGGGGCAATCGTGCCGGCGCTTCACTGCAGAATCTCCGGAGACTCGGCGCTGGGTTCAAATACGCCAAGCTGGTCGAGTTGCCAGCCCACATCCTTGCCGATCATCTTCTTCTTACGCACGGTGATCCACCAGATTCCTTTCCATTGCCAGCCGGGGATGGACATGACGTAGGTGGCCTGTCGTTTCAGGGACCGGGCGATGAGATCGATGGTGTCCTCCTGACGTTCCTGCGCAGTGAGGCCTGTGCGTCGTTCAAGGGTGGCGCGGCCGTGCAGATGCAGTCCGAGCAGATCCGTCAGCCTCGATCCGGGAAAGCTCTGGATGAAGGCTCCGGGCACGGCCGGCAACGTGTGCGCGTCGGGAGCGTCGGTTGTCGTCACGCCGGTCTTGTCGTCGTAAATCGTGACCAGTTCCACGAAGTGCTTGCCCATTCCGTAGTAGAAAACCAGATAGGTTTTCTCTGCCGTGTTTTTCCAGGTCCGGCAAAAGAGGGTTTGCTCCTTGGAGGCGATCTGAAAGTCGAACATGACATCGTCGTCGAACCCATGTTCACGGGCCCATTCCTCGGCCTGGCGGAGCGGCTGGCGCAGTTCCTGATCCGAGGGGACGTGGGAGCGCGGGGCCATCCGCTCCCGGGGAGAGGCCAGCGCATCGACGGTGATGCGCATGATCTTGATGGACAAAAACCAGGCCCCGATAAGGACGCCCAGCAGTACGAAAGGCAGAATGGTCATGAGTTCCCCGCGACAAGGATGTCGTGTTTTCGATTATGCGGGACTTTGCATCAGGCCGTCCACTTCGTCCAGGACCAGGGGCAGGATGCCGTCCACGATGCGCTCCACGCCATTGGCATTGGGATGCAGTCCGTCTTCAAGAAGCAGGGCCGGATTTGTTATAACCCCTTCCAGAAAAAAAGGGTACAGAGGCAGCCCGTATTTTTCAGCCAGCTCGGGGAAAACTTTTTCGAACTCCGTTCGATAAGCTTCTCCCCAATTGACCGGAGCGCGCATTCCGGCCAGTATTACTCGGGCTCCGGTGTTAAGGCATTCCTGAATCATGGCGTCGAGGTTCTCGCGCATGAAGACCGGATCCAGCCCGCGCAGGCCGTCATTGGCGCCGAGTTCAAGGATGATCAGGTCCGGCTTGTCTTGCAGAGACCAGGCCAGGCGTGTCCGTCCGCCGCTGGTGGTGTCGCCGGACAGGCCCGCGTTGGTGACCCGGACTTTTCGTCCCTGGCTCTGCACCCGCTCCTCCAGTTGGGCGGCGAAGGACTTGGAGGGAGGCAGGTTGTAGCCGGCGGTCAGGCTGTCCCCAAAGGCGAGGATGTGAATCTCAGGCTCCGCGCACGCTCCGCGGACCGGACATAACACTATGAGGGCCGCGGCCCAGGTGATACTCCATATAAGGATCGACGACATGAATGTTTCCTCTTCTGTTGTGCTCAGTGACGTTCATTTGACGCTAACCGCCGGCTCGGGGCCGGTCAACATCCTGAACGGCATCACTCTGCGGGTGGGTCAGGGCGAGACCCTGGCCGTGGTCGGTCCCTCCGGTTCGGGCAAGACGACCATGCTCATGCTCATGGCCGGGCTGGAGCGGCCGACCTCCGGTCAGGTGCAGGTGGCCGGGGTCGATCT
This DNA window, taken from Desulfomicrobium sp. ZS1, encodes the following:
- the lolA gene encoding outer membrane lipoprotein chaperone LolA, giving the protein MPRFFMGLLFVLTSVWCAQAADLSDQIQKRYDTLQSFRGFFLQKLTNASSHEVQERLGSITFKRPRFIRWETTSPENELLIIGQDTVWEYFPAEETVYRYSVEQVLSSKTMIRFLSGEANLKDDFIVQDLGVDGDFRHLKIIPKEPEPNLVEGELWVRPGQDMLEKIKLVDFFGNINELELTGLELDVPVEDKEFTLVPPKGTDVIEGLVGE
- a CDS encoding RluA family pseudouridine synthase — encoded protein: MSLEPLRYDPPLEPRLTIIHEDRDMVVVIKPSGLLSVPGRTPELFDSVLSRVREIHPAAQAVHRLDLGTSGVLVVATRRKAETILRQQFQNRLTRKLYLARVQGVMSEDSGQVDLPLICDWPNRPMQMVCHDTGKPAQTDYQVLERDGESTLVLLRPHTGRSHQLRVHMASLGHPILGDNLYGEARPGERLLLHASQLGLYHPYSGEWTTFHAPCDFAEHVAPTMLKAPALATP
- a CDS encoding sugar MFS transporter, coding for MNPDPKKNSPLPFTPVLPALALLTTVFLANFLARTMFGPLLLPISEHLGRSLAASANLFVCLAGGYSISVLCAGFVSQRLGHKGTIVASVIGIGIGLLGLAGSDTFTGFSIWITLMGIGAGLYMPSGVVTITEITPSAYWGQAFSIHELAPNLAFIAAPFISELFMKSLGYAALFRLLGTTCLILAAVYALRGPRTVRPGMAPVLGNIKTIVARPAFWIMSLLFVLAVGVEMGIYNLVPAFLVMEKGTTREMANIILGCSRTASLVFLPATGWIIRRIGYRRTLALCLLGTGLTTLLAGYGPLWWSVTMLTLQPIFVVCFFPVGFAVLALVCPKATGDLSVSLTVTCTSIIGAGLIPAVLAWSGERFSFALSFTLFGAALFAVSLMAILKLRIPES
- a CDS encoding arylesterase, producing the protein MSSILIWSITWAAALIVLCPVRGACAEPEIHILAFGDSLTAGYNLPPSKSFAAQLEERVQSQGRKVRVTNAGLSGDTTSGGRTRLAWSLQDKPDLIILELGANDGLRGLDPVFMRENLDAMIQECLNTGARVILAGMRAPVNWGEAYRTEFEKVFPELAEKYGLPLYPFFLEGVITNPALLLEDGLHPNANGVERIVDGILPLVLDEVDGLMQSPA